The Daucus carota subsp. sativus chromosome 2, DH1 v3.0, whole genome shotgun sequence genome includes a window with the following:
- the LOC108206965 gene encoding probable inactive receptor kinase RLK902: MIPVYILVFILSTSLFPAGFSDITTDGAALLRFRDAVRGRTLLWNTSESTPCSWRGITCDPGNNNVIQLRLPAAGLSGEIPVNTVGNLSNLRVLSLRKNTLSGALPEDLGSCTELRSLNLEENTFSDSIPVSLFSLNKLVRLSLSNNNLSGDFSSEFNKLNQLKTLLLGNNQLTGSLPELNDLSGLSNFSVAFNNLTGSIPSFFRRFSSDAFIGNSLCGSPLNSCEDGSELSNGAIGGIVVGSVTALLVVLVLSFLLLRKYRISPQSATPSPEILPEIRSRSSRQATENRGVDDGVSRSVNSEDSSGNKGLVFFKEKMNVFGFEDLLRASAEVMGKDSKLGSTYKAYLDGGIVVVVKRLKNVGVSIEEFTENVEKLGDLDHENLVSPRGYFCGREEKLLVYEYMPMGSLSAVLHGTREAAKQELNWEVRTRIAFQVALAIKHLHSNDIIHGNIKSSNILLKDREYNACVSEFGITQLHSANSPLSSAGYIAPEVTKYNEVSQQADVYSFGVLLIELLLGRAPMNTITRAKLNLPKIGSSMAEGKLELDVFDPELIKNSSIKEKIFQFLFVAISCTTQDPEGRPSMDKVTGLLKSIHLFSRQES; encoded by the exons atgatacctgttTACATTCTTGTTTTCATACTGTCAACTTCTTTATTTCCCGCAGGATTCTCCGACATAACAACCGATGGAGCTGCCTTGCTCCGCTTTAGAGACGCGGTTAGAGGCCGTACTCTTCTTTGGAACACGTCGGAATCCACCCCGTGTTCATGGAGAGGCATTACATGTGACCCTGGTAACAATAATGTCATCCAACTACGCCTTCCTGCTGCTGGTTTATCGGGTGAAATTCCAGTTAATACTGTTGGAAATTTAAGTAATCTTCGTGTACTGAGTCTCCGAAAAAATACTCTTTCTGGTGCACTCCCGGAAGATTTAGGCTCATGCACCGAGTTACGGTCTCTGAATTTAGAAGAAAATACGTTTTCTGACAGCATCCCGGTCAGTTTGTTTAGTCTGAATAAACTCGTTCGTTTAAGTTTATCGAATAATAATCTGTCAGGAGATTTCTCCTCGGAGTTTAACAAATTGAATCAGCTGAAAACGTTGTTATTGGGAAATAATCAACTCACAGGGTCACTTCCGGAGTTGAATGATCTTAGCGGACTTTCAAATTTTAGTGTTGCTTTTAACAATTTGACGGGGTCTATTCCAAGTTTTTTTCGGAGATTTTCTTCGGATGCATTTATCGGGAACTCACTGTGTGGATCCCCTTTGAATTCTTGTGAAGACGGATCAGAGCTTTCTAATGGAGCCATTGGGGGAATTGTTGTAGGTTCAGTGACTGCATTACTTGTGGTTCTTGTTCTTTCGTTTCTTTTACTACGAAAATATAGGATAAGTCCGCAATCTGCTACACCCTCACCAGAGATTCTGCCTGAAATTCGATCACGGAGTTCAAGACAGGCGACAGAAAATAGGGGAGTTGATGATGGGGTTTCCAGGTCAGTGAATTCAGAAGATAGTAGTGGAAATAAGGGGTTGGTTTTCTTTAAAGAGAAAATGAATGTTTTTGGTTTTGAAGATCTGTTGAGAGCTTCAGCTGAGGTCATGGGAAAGGATAGTAAACTTGGGTCAACATATAAAGCATATCTAGATGGTGGGATTGTAGTAGTTGTTAAGAGATTGAAAAATGTGGGTGTTTCTATAGAGGAGTTTACCGAAAATGTTGAGAAATTGGGAGATTTGGACCATGAAAATCTGGTTTCTCCCCGGGGATACTTCTGTGGGAGGGAAGAGAAGCTTCTGGTTTATGAGTACATGCCAATGGGAAGCTTGTCTGCTGTTTTGCACG GAACTAGAGAGGCAGCAAAGCAAGAATTGAATTGGGAAGTTCGAACAAGAATAGCTTTCCAAGTTGCCCTTGCCATCAAACACCTCCATTCCAATGACATAATCCACGGAAACAtcaaatcatctaacattctaCTCAAAGACCGTGAATACAATGCGTGTGTCTCTGAGTTCGGGATCACACAGCTCCATTCTGCCAACTCTCCCCTCAGCTCTGCTGGCTATATAGCACCTGAAGTGACAAAGTACAATGAGGTTTCCCAACAAGCTGATGTCTACAGTTTTGGTGTTCTCCTAATAGAATTGTTGCTGGGCAGAGCCCCGATGAATACTATCACCAGGGCGAAACTCAACTTGCCTAAGATAGGTAGTTCAATGGCTGAAGGGAAATTGGAACTTGACGTCTTTGATCCAGAACTCATCAAGAACAGCAGCATTAAGGAGAAGATTTTCCAGTTTTTGTTTGTCGCGATTTCGTGCACCACTCAAGACCCCGAGGGACGCCCATCCATGGACAAAGTCACAGGACTTCTAAAGAGCATTCATTTATTCTCAAGACAAGAATCTTAA
- the LOC108205779 gene encoding protein TIFY 6A isoform X1, which translates to MERDFMGLNSKESVIVIKEEEGCKDSLDTFNPPNKFQSGENQNREGGAYFSMTNYPVQQNAHLVHLPSHDAKAVVGMNQGISLSMNSSFFKTQFAGAGQKFTAASTKPFNLGGVPITAPNSHPSFASQAAQKEQWFGPKTPKAPSQMTIFYNGTVNVFDDISPEKAQAIMLLAGNAPSAAYNVAQRRHHLLAPSAIPVAEDVSFGGQLMNMPPGSGLSSPISVSSHPTRKSVGGSTNIDGPTKVNGSSSIPFNKAPNTGTSVGHVAATTMMQSAVPQARKASLARFLEKRKERTMSSAPYNTLNKKTTESTIPGSNVRTSESSGLAAAQVSNGRGSSN; encoded by the exons ATGGAGAGAGATTTTATGGGATTGAATTCAAAGGAATCTGTGATTGTGATCAAAGAAGAGGAAGGATGCAAAGACTCTTtag ATACATTCAACCCCCCCAACAAGTTCCAATCGGGTGAAAACCAG AATAGAGAAGGTGGAGCTTATTTTTCAATGACAAACTATCCCGTTCAGCAGAATGCACATCTGGTGCATCTTCCTTCCCATGATGCAAAGGCGGTCGTAGGTATGAACCAAGGAATTTCACTATCCATGAACAGCTCTTTCTTTAAGACACAGTTTGCTGGTGCTGGTCAGAAATTCACTGCTGCTTCCACAAAGCCATTTAATCTCGGAGGGGTTCCAATTACTGCCCCTAACTCACATCCTTCCTTTGCTTCTCAGGCAGCACAAAAAGAACAGTG GTTCGGTCCAAAAACTCCTAAGGCTCCTTCTCAGATGACCATTTTTTATAATGGTACTGTGAATGTCTTCGATGATATCTCACCTGAAAAG GCTCAGGCTATTATGTTATTGGCTGGCAATGCACCTTCTGCTGCTTATAATGTTGCACAACGACGACATCACCTTCTGGCACCAAGCGCTATACCTGTGGCAGAGGATGTTAGCTTTGGGGGCCAGCTCATGAATATGCCACCAGGCTCTGGTCTCTCCAGCCCTATATCTGTTTCTTCACATCCTACAAGGAAGTCTGTTGGTGGTTCTACTAACATTGATGGACCAACTAAAGTGAATGGAAGTTCGAGCATACCATTTAACAAAGCTCCAAATACAGGGACCTCAGTTGGACATGTTGCTGCCACCACCATGATGCAATCAG CTGTACCACAAGCGCGCAAAGCATCCTTGGCTCGATTTTTGGAGAAGCGCAAAGAAAG GACCATGAGTTCAGCTCCTTATAACACTCTCAACAAGAAAACTACAGAGAGTACCATTCCAGGGTCCAACGTTCGCACTTCTGAGAGTTCAGGTTTGGCTGCTGCTCAGGTTTCTAATGGCAGGGGTAGTAGCAACTAG
- the LOC108205779 gene encoding protein TIFY 7 isoform X2, translating into MMLYCNCSLLGFMFTGGIDTFNPPNKFQSGENQNREGGAYFSMTNYPVQQNAHLVHLPSHDAKAVVGMNQGISLSMNSSFFKTQFAGAGQKFTAASTKPFNLGGVPITAPNSHPSFASQAAQKEQWFGPKTPKAPSQMTIFYNGTVNVFDDISPEKAQAIMLLAGNAPSAAYNVAQRRHHLLAPSAIPVAEDVSFGGQLMNMPPGSGLSSPISVSSHPTRKSVGGSTNIDGPTKVNGSSSIPFNKAPNTGTSVGHVAATTMMQSAVPQARKASLARFLEKRKERTMSSAPYNTLNKKTTESTIPGSNVRTSESSGLAAAQVSNGRGSSN; encoded by the exons ATGATGTTGTATTGCAATTGCTCTTTGCTTGGGTTTATGTTTACTGGTGGTATTG ATACATTCAACCCCCCCAACAAGTTCCAATCGGGTGAAAACCAG AATAGAGAAGGTGGAGCTTATTTTTCAATGACAAACTATCCCGTTCAGCAGAATGCACATCTGGTGCATCTTCCTTCCCATGATGCAAAGGCGGTCGTAGGTATGAACCAAGGAATTTCACTATCCATGAACAGCTCTTTCTTTAAGACACAGTTTGCTGGTGCTGGTCAGAAATTCACTGCTGCTTCCACAAAGCCATTTAATCTCGGAGGGGTTCCAATTACTGCCCCTAACTCACATCCTTCCTTTGCTTCTCAGGCAGCACAAAAAGAACAGTG GTTCGGTCCAAAAACTCCTAAGGCTCCTTCTCAGATGACCATTTTTTATAATGGTACTGTGAATGTCTTCGATGATATCTCACCTGAAAAG GCTCAGGCTATTATGTTATTGGCTGGCAATGCACCTTCTGCTGCTTATAATGTTGCACAACGACGACATCACCTTCTGGCACCAAGCGCTATACCTGTGGCAGAGGATGTTAGCTTTGGGGGCCAGCTCATGAATATGCCACCAGGCTCTGGTCTCTCCAGCCCTATATCTGTTTCTTCACATCCTACAAGGAAGTCTGTTGGTGGTTCTACTAACATTGATGGACCAACTAAAGTGAATGGAAGTTCGAGCATACCATTTAACAAAGCTCCAAATACAGGGACCTCAGTTGGACATGTTGCTGCCACCACCATGATGCAATCAG CTGTACCACAAGCGCGCAAAGCATCCTTGGCTCGATTTTTGGAGAAGCGCAAAGAAAG GACCATGAGTTCAGCTCCTTATAACACTCTCAACAAGAAAACTACAGAGAGTACCATTCCAGGGTCCAACGTTCGCACTTCTGAGAGTTCAGGTTTGGCTGCTGCTCAGGTTTCTAATGGCAGGGGTAGTAGCAACTAG
- the LOC108206063 gene encoding ubiquitin-conjugating enzyme E2 variant 1A, which translates to MFCFRCSKSSKERVVVPRSFRLLEELERGERGTADGMISYGMDDTDDLHMKSWTGTIIGPPDTIYDGDIYEVKIFCGMDYPDKPPIVKFETQINLTVVNQETGLVEPRLFSLLAEWQRDYTMEDILIELRDEMLSSKNRRLAQPPEGNDQGTMDPQRVTKCCIM; encoded by the exons TGCCCAGGAGCTTCAGGCTACTGGAAGAGCTTGAAAGAGGTGAACGAGGAACTGCAGATGGAATGATTAGCTATGGAATGGATGACACTGATGATCTGCACATGAAGTCTTGGACTGGGACCATAATTGGTCCTCCTGAT ACTATTTATGATGGGGATATTTACgaggtaaaaatattctgtGGCATGGACTATCCCGATAAACCACCGATTGTGAAGTTCGAAACACAAATTAACTTGACTGTCGTTAACCAGGAAACTGGTTTG GTCGAACCAAGATTGTTTTCTCTGCTTGCTGAGTGGCAGAGGGATTACACCATGGAAGATATTTTAATTGAGCTGAGGGATGAGATGCTGTCATCAAAGAATCGCAGACTAGCTCAACCTCCAGAAG GAAATGATCAGGGAACGATGGACCCCCAGCGGGTAACAAAATGTTGTATCATGTAA
- the LOC108206062 gene encoding plasmodesmata-located protein 6: MSVHAIFLSMLCILLGLAKPSSSATDTFVFGGCSQIKYAPGSPYEYNVNSILSSLVNSASSTSYNNFKISLPGSTKADIVYGLYQCRGDLSNSDCRDCVAHAVSRLGVVCPGSSGGALQFDGCFIKYDNMTFFGVQDKGVVMKKCGPSIGFDSDGMTSRDSLLGYLTAGGQYFRVGGSGNVQGVAQCVQDLSMSQCQDCLAEATLQLKNQCGSAAWGDMFLGKCYARYSSRGDHSRDHDSHDDNDNDDEMQKTLAILIGLIAGVALVIVFLSCLAKLCDRKGGGGGK; encoded by the exons ATGTCTGTTCACGCTATTTTTCTCTCCATGCTATGTATTTTATTAGGTCTCGCAAAACCATCGAGTTCTGCAACTGATACATTCGTTTTCGGCGGTTGTTCTCAGATAAAATACGCTCCGGGATCCCCGTACGAGTACAATGTTAATTCGATACTTAGTTCTCTAGTGAACTCGGCTTCCTCGACGAGCTacaacaacttcaaaatctcCCTCCCCGGGTCCACTAAAGCCGATATCGTTTACGGACTTTATCAATGCAGAGGCGATCTCAGCAACTCGGACTGCCGAGACTGCGTCGCGCATGCGGTTAGTCGACTCGGCGTCGTGTGTCCCGGGTCATCAGGTGGTGCGTTACAGTTTGATGGTTGTTTTATTAAGTATGACAACATGACATTTTTTGGTGTTCAAGACAAGGGTGTGGTGATGAAGAAATGTGGGCCGTCGATCGGGTTTGATTCGGATGGGATGACTAGCCGGGATTCTTTGCTGGGGTATTTGACGGCTGGGGGTCAGTATTTTAGGGTGGGTGGTTCGGGGAATGTTCAGGGGGTGGCTCAGTGTGTGCAGGATTTGAGCATGAGCCAGTGTCAAGATTGTCTAGCGGAGGCTACTCTGCAGCTCAAGAACCAGTGCGGCTCTGCTGCCTGGGGAGATATGTTCTTGGGGAAGTGCTATGCGCGGTACTCCAGCCGCGGTGATCACTCTAGGGATCACG ATTCTCATGATGATAATGACAACGACGACGAAATGCAAAAGACACTAGCAATCCTCATCGGACTCATAGCTGGCGTTGCACTGGTCATTGTTTTCTTATCTTGTTTGGCCAAGCTTTGTGACAGAAAAG gtggtggtggtggtaaaTAA
- the LOC108205873 gene encoding plant UBX domain-containing protein 2, giving the protein MDEVKDKFKGFMKKVNKPFAASPSGKFKGQGRVLGGGSSSTPPDPNPTRPVPPQRYVSDQQPQINIDRAKLESNAKKVDDSDDKIRDETRMLSKLELESKPNPKPKDGFDPYESLVTTGKRNKNGYALDNVFECPVCGGGFTSEEEVSVHIESCLSNVEADNLPDEAKVESRSELETRVGAYMSGNPNEGAVEIVRKLLSNIVKEPENVKFRKIRMGNLKIKEAIADVVGGVELLEFLGFELQEEGGEMWAIMGAPSGDTIAAVKNAIALLSPQIVEESKSNIPVKAVEPVELKQVDRQTRVFFSVSENIAAKIVLPDSFYKLTAEEIKREADMKRKKIAESQLLVPKSYKEKQVKAARKRYTKAVIRIQFPDGVVLQGVFSPREPTTALYQFVSSALKEPSLEFELLDPVLVKRRVIPHFPPAGKKAITLEEEDLVPAALIKFRPIETDSIVFTGLCNELLEIMEPLIPDSAVPPL; this is encoded by the exons ATGGATGAAGTCAAAGACAAATTCAAGGGATTCATGAAAAAAGTCAACAAGCCTTTCGCTGCTTCTCCTTCCGGCAAATTCAAAGGCCAGGGCCGTGTTCTTGGCGGCGGATCTTCCTCAACTCctcccgacccgaacccgacccgtcCGGTGCCTCCGCAAAGGTATGTCTCTGATCAGCAGCCTCAGATTAATATTGATCGCgctaaattagaatcaaatgcTAAAAAGGTTGATGATTCGGATGATAAGATTAGAGATGAGACTCGGATGTTAAGTAAATTGGAGCTGGAGTCgaaaccgaacccgaaaccgaaaGACGGTTTTGATCCGTATGAGTCGTTAGTTACTACTGGtaaacggaataaaaacggTTATGCTTTGGATAATGTGTTTGAATGTCCGGTTTGTGGAGGTGGTTTTACTTCCGAGGAGGAAGTTTCGGTTCATATTGAGAGTTGTTTGAGTAATGTAGAGGCGGATAATCTGCCTGATGAAGCCAAGGTGGAAAGTCGGAGTGAGCTGGAAACGCGTGTTGGTGCATATATGTCTGGAAATCCTAATGAAGGAGCGGTAGAGATTGTACGGAAGTTGTTGAGTAATATAGTTAAGGAACCGGAGAATGTTAAGTTTAGGAAGATTCGGATGGGGAATTTGAAGATTAAGGAGGCTATAGCCGATGTTGTTGGAGGAGTGGAGTTGTTGGAGTTTTTAGGGTTTGAGTTGCAAGAGGAAGGTGGTGAAATGTGGGCAATTATGGGAGCTCCTTCAGGTGATACGATCGCGGCTGTAAAGAATGCGATAGCTTTATTGAGTCCACAAATTGTGGAAGAATCTAAAAGCAATATTCCAGTTAAGGCAGTTGAACCGGTGGAGCTTAAGCAAGTTGACAGACAG ACACGAGTGTTCTTTTCCGTCTCTGAGAATATAGCAGCTAAGATAGTGCTGCCAGATTCATTTTATAAGCTCACGGCTGAAGAAATTAAAAGAGAAGCTGATATGAAACGGAAAAAGATTGCTGAATCCCAGCTCCTGGTTCCAAAATCGTACAAGGAAAAGCAAGTAAAAGCTGCAAGGAAGAGGTACACAAAAGCTGTAATTAGAATACAGTTCCCTGATGGAGTAGTGCTTCAAGGGGTCTTTTCTCCCAGGGAGCCTACTACGGCTCTTTATCAG TTTGTGAGCTCAGCACTCAAAGAGCCCAGCCTGGAATTTGAGCTATTAGATCCTGTTCTTGTCAAACGGAGAGTGATTCCGCATTTTCCTCCAGCAGGAAAGAAAGCCATTACTCTTGAAGAGGAGGATTTGGTTCCTGCAGCCCTTATCAAGTTTAGACCTATTGAAACAGATTCCATTGTATTCACGGGTCTCTGCAATGAACTTCTGGAAATCATGGAACCCCTTATACCTGACTCTGCGGTCCCTCCCTTGTAA